The Limnochordia bacterium genome segment TTCCCGGTGGTTGTAGCGGAGGGGCCACACCTGTTCCCATCCCGAACACAGAAGTTAAGCCCTCCAGCACCGATGGTACTGCTGTGGTGACGCAGTGGGAGAGTAGGTCATTGCCGGGAACTTTTTTTATTCCTCGGTAGCTCAACGGTAGAGCACCCGGCTGTTAACCGGGTGGTTGCTGGTTCGAATCCAGCCCGGGGAGCCATTGTGAGGCCACCTTATACGTAAGGTGGCCCTTTTCGTAATCGAAGGGTTGTGTCAATTCAGTAGTTATTCGACGGGGATGTAATTCAAGTTCAAAACGATATCCTGTGGATAGTTGCCGAATTTACGACCAAATAGATTAAGCCCTCGGGGAAACTCTGCGTCATCCTTATTGCCGATAGCTACTTCGATTGTTTTCTTCTCTGCGGTAATGTCCAGGTCATCTAAGGTTACATCACTAATTCGTACGCCATCGATGTATGAACCAGTATGGTTTACACTCCAGGATTTCAGTAAGCCGTACTGGGTATAGCGTTTCAACCACCAAAGGGGAGTGAGATTACCCCGTTGACCACCAAAATCGCCGGAACTGCGCCATGTACCTATTTCTACTCCGTCAATCCAAAGGGTGATGTCCGATGGCCAATCCTCGTTATAGTTGGGTGCTTCGCTACAGATCTCCATACTCAGATCTAGTCTTTCAAGAGCAGTGTGATCTGGCAAGTTATTCGGAAACCGATAAGTCACAACACCTTTACGGAACCAAATCAACTGCGCGAAGACATGCTCCGGCGCAAAAAAGGATTTCACATCATCCAAAACCCCAATAATCCCGGCATCGGAAGCTAGGCCGCAGGGCGGTTCGATGTCTACTTCTTTGTAATTACCGACAGGCATCGAGACCTCAACACTGTCGGCTCGGGGATAAACCTCAAGCCCGGGTAGCTTAATCGTGATCTCATCATAGGTGCGTGAGCATAGTTTTTTAGTGCCCCGTTCTCCGGGACGGTACTGGGTAGCAATCAAACCGGCTTCTTCCAACTTCCGTAGATTAGCACCGGTGGTAGAGAGTAATTGGCCAAGTTCCTGTGAGATCTCGGTTACTGACATCATCTCATTGCTGAGCATATTGAGAATATTCAACCGCACCTCGGAGGAGAGGGCCTTGAGAACTTTTAGGGCTTCCATGCCTTCTAACGTTAAATTTCGCGCCATTAATATCCACCTCAATTAGTACCATTATATACTGAGAGTGGGAATGTAGGCAAGAGCTAGAGCGAAACTAGGTGCACG includes the following:
- a CDS encoding helix-turn-helix domain-containing protein, encoding MARNLTLEGMEALKVLKALSSEVRLNILNMLSNEMMSVTEISQELGQLLSTTGANLRKLEEAGLIATQYRPGERGTKKLCSRTYDEITIKLPGLEVYPRADSVEVSMPVGNYKEVDIEPPCGLASDAGIIGVLDDVKSFFAPEHVFAQLIWFRKGVVTYRFPNNLPDHTALERLDLSMEICSEAPNYNEDWPSDITLWIDGVEIGTWRSSGDFGGQRGNLTPLWWLKRYTQYGLLKSWSVNHTGSYIDGVRISDVTLDDLDITAEKKTIEVAIGNKDDAEFPRGLNLFGRKFGNYPQDIVLNLNYIPVE